From a single Lolium rigidum isolate FL_2022 chromosome 7, APGP_CSIRO_Lrig_0.1, whole genome shotgun sequence genomic region:
- the LOC124674274 gene encoding vacuolar-sorting receptor 1-like: protein MPQYGGTMHGVVVYPKANTKGCKPFSDSGLSFNPKSGGLPVFLLVDRGDCYFTTKGWNAQTAGAAAVLVADDRAEPLITMDTPESAGKEHLENITVPSALVSKRFGDDLKAALENGDMVNVLLDWRESLPHPDERVEYEFWTNSNDECGAKCDMQMNFVRNFRGVAQVLEQRGYTQFAPHYITWYCPEAFVLSKQCTSQCINHGRYCAPDPEQDFTTGYDGKDVVVQNLIQICLFKVANESRKPWLWWDYVHDFAIRCPMKEKKYTRDCANGVIKSLGMDIDKINKCVGDPDADEDNPVLKAEQDAQIGHGSRGDVTILPTFVVNNRQYRGKLDKRAVLRAICSGFEETTEPDICLTQDIQTNQCLENNGGCWLDHNSNNFTACKDTFRGRVCECPIVNGVKFVGDGYTHCEASGVGRCQINNGGCWKETRNGKSVSACSNEVAKGCKCPPGFKGDGIHSCEDIDECKEKLFCQCKGCSCENTWGSYECGCGGNNMLYMREHDTCISKVASSSVGWGFLWVVFFGLGFAGVGAYAVYKYRLRSYMDSEIRAIMAQYMPLENQDTSSHQRPVEHADI from the exons ATGCCGCAGTACGGCGGCACCATGCACGGGGTCGTCGTCTACCCCAAGGCCAACACGAAAGGCTGCAAGCCCTTCAGCGACTCCGGGCTCTCCTTCAACCCCAAGTCCGGCGGCCTCcccgtcttcctcctcgtcgatCGCGGAG ACTGCTACTTCACAACCAAGGGATGGAATGCCCAAACAGCTGGAGCTGCGGCAGTTCTCGTCGCCGATGACAGAGCGGAGCCATTGATCACAATGGACACTCCAGAGTCTGCTGGCAAAGAGCACCTAGAGAACATCACCGTCCCGTCAGCACTTGTCTCCAAGAGATTCGGCGACGACCTGAAGGCCGCGCTGGAAAACGGTGATATGGTAAATGTGCTGCTGGACTGGAGGGAGTCTCTGCCCCATCCCGATGAGCGCGTGGAGTACGAATTCTGGACGAACAGCAACGACGAGTGTGGAGCCAAATGTGACATGCAGATGAATTTCGTCAGGAACTTCAGAGGAGTCGCGCAGGTCCTTGAGCAGAGGGGTTACACCCAGTTCGCGCCTCACTACATCACTTGGTATTGTCCTGAAGCCTTCGTCCTGAGCAAGCAGTGCACATCGCAGTGCATCAACCATGGGAGATACTGCGCTCCGGATCCGGAGCAGGATTTCACCACCGGATATGACGGAAAAGATGTCGTGGTTCAGAACCTGATTCAGATTTGCTTGTTCAAGGTTGCTAATGAAAGTCGCAAGCCGTGGTTGTGGTGGGATTATGTGCATGATTTTGCAATTAGGTGCCCTATGAAGGAGAAGAAGTACACACGTGATTGCGCTAATGGTGTCATTAAGTCACTTG GAATGGATATTGACAAGATTAACAAATGTGTGGGAGACCCTGACGCTGATGAAGACAATCCAGTGCTTAAAGCAGAACAAGATGCTCAA ATTGGTCATGGTTCTCGAGGGGATGTTACTATACTACCGACTTTTGTCGTCAATAACAGACAATACAGAG GTAAGCTGGATAAAAGAGCTGTTCTAAGAGCAATATGCTCGGGATTTGAGGAGACTACCGAACCTGATATTTGTTTGACTCAAG ATATCCAAACAAATCAATGTTTGGAAAACAACGGAGGTTGCTGGCTGGACCATAATAGTAATAATTTTACTGCATGCAAG GATACCTTCCGTGGGCGAGTTTGTGAATGCCCAATTGTAAATGGTGTAAAGTTTGTTGGTGATGGGTACACACACTGTGAAG CTTCTGGTGTTGGTAGATGCCAAATCAACAATGGAGGCTGCTGGAAGGAAACCAGGAATGGGAAGTCTGTCTCTGCCTGCTCA AATGAAGTAGCTAAAGGCTGCAAATGTCCACCAGGTTTCAAGGGTGATGGCATACACAGTTGCGAAG ATATTGATGAGTGCAAGGAGAAACTTTTCTGCCAGTGCAAAGGCTGCAGTTGTGAGAACACATGGGGAAGCTATGAGTGTGGCTGTGGTGGTAACAATATGCTATACATGAGAGAGCATGACACTTGTATCA GCAAAGTTGCGAGTTCATCAGTGGGCTGGGGCTTCCTGTGGGTTGTTTTCTTCGGCCTCGGTTTTGCAGGAGTTGGAGCATACGCTGTCTACAAATATCGGCTACGG AGTTACATGGATTCAGAGATCCGCGCGATCATGGCTCAGTACATGCCTCTGGAGAACCAAGATACGTCGAGCCATCAACGACCAGTGGAGCACGCTGACATCTGA